ACTACTCCGAGGAAAACCCCTTCGGCAAAGTGCCCAAGCAGTACGACAAAGCAGTGGAGAAATTCTCGGCCGATACGCTCAAGAAGTACGGCACCGTGCCGTGGGTGGTGCTGGAAACCAAGGACAACCTCACCGAAGCCTTCCGGCAGCGTGACACGCTGGCCATCATCAAATATTCGGCCGAGTTGAGCCACTACGTGGGCGATGCCTTTGTGCCGCTGCACACCACCATCAACTACGACGGCCAGCTCACCGACCAAAAGGGCCTGCACAGCCTCTGGGAAAGCCAGCTGCCCGAGCGGTTCATCGCCGACTACAAGCTGGACGGCGAGCCCGCCAAGTACGTCAAGAACCCGCTCGATGCCATCTGGGGCGTGCTGCAGCAGAGCTACGGCTTCCTGGGCGAAACCTTCGACCGGGCCACCAAGATTGAGAAAACCATGAAGCCCGACGTTCGCTTCACGTTCTCGCACCGCTACGGCAAAACCACGCGGCGCTACTCCGATGCCTTTGCCGATGCTTACGAGAAGGAAGTGGGCGGCATGGTGGATTTTCGCCTCAAAGGCGCCCCCACCATGGTGTCGTCGCTCTGGCTCACCGCGTGGGAAGACGGTGGCAAGCCCAACCTCAACGAGCTGATGCACCCGCCCAAGCTCACCAAGGAAGAAAAGGAAAAGCTCGCCACCGAGCTCACCGCCTGGAAGAAGAACACCCTCGCCCAGGACCAGTTGCTGTTGGCCCAGCAGAAGGCCAAGAAAGTGGAAGTAGTCGACGAAATCAAGCCGGCCAAGGACATGGGCCAGGCCCCGACCGCCGTGCGCGAAACGGTGCCAGTCGAGCCGGTTCCGGCCCCGGCAGTAGACTCGCCCACCCCGAAAATTGATAAGCTCAAGGTGAAGAGCAAAACCGCGACCGGCACCGAAAAAATTAAGCAGAAGGGCGACGAGTTGAAGTAGCCACTGCCCGTGATTATTGGGCTAAGAACCGCTTTAAACCACGGATTAGCCTATAAAATTGGGCATGGCCGCAGGCCAAAAGGTGTCGTATGCAGAAGCCGGCTTCGCGAGTAGCGGGGCCGGCTTTTCTATTTTTTCACCTTATCCCCGTCCGCTTATGATACTGCGCCTTGATGAACTAGCCCTCGACCTGCCCGCGCCCAAAAACCCCTCCGCCAACGATGCCGCCGCCGTGCAAGAGCTGCTGGGCG
This region of Hymenobacter sedentarius genomic DNA includes:
- a CDS encoding zinc dependent phospholipase C family protein, which codes for MKKTLLPLLLAALMLAHGTAGAWGFFGHRTITQVAVYELPAAMQAFYYRHMAELVRQSTAPDERRNDDPTEAPKHFIDMDHYSEENPFGKVPKQYDKAVEKFSADTLKKYGTVPWVVLETKDNLTEAFRQRDTLAIIKYSAELSHYVGDAFVPLHTTINYDGQLTDQKGLHSLWESQLPERFIADYKLDGEPAKYVKNPLDAIWGVLQQSYGFLGETFDRATKIEKTMKPDVRFTFSHRYGKTTRRYSDAFADAYEKEVGGMVDFRLKGAPTMVSSLWLTAWEDGGKPNLNELMHPPKLTKEEKEKLATELTAWKKNTLAQDQLLLAQQKAKKVEVVDEIKPAKDMGQAPTAVRETVPVEPVPAPAVDSPTPKIDKLKVKSKTATGTEKIKQKGDELK